In Synechococcus sp. A18-25c, a single window of DNA contains:
- a CDS encoding putative sugar O-methyltransferase: protein MNSNSIDQIIKYIVNKNNSVQEYGFLWNNADFVIAKLPELVKSTLPIFSSLPIHGGFLESWDQNTLQFSGLIFRILLGQEATKSQFLQSIKNLSEFDPSFTEELALIDRVNTYCPDFWDYLVPFTSIGAIPHFNCQMPATGQDVVASWGSVKSAVMTSNLIKKNALDLKMNTINILEIGAGYGNLCQTITNTLLKKEIKINYIIVDIPSSLVVSCFYLESLLPDVNCVFVDSSEKLKKQAIEYKNSSTSSILLVPSDKFKLLNDYPEPISLTINSESFLEMSPKYLNEYLDLIFKTIQPECFYSRNRRFRSERDGSKRTIDEIKIPDQGWDVIKNDEECILDQSHVRKLVQMGSHSSIVEVYGFKR from the coding sequence ATGAATTCAAATTCTATTGATCAAATAATCAAATATATTGTTAATAAGAATAATTCTGTTCAGGAATATGGCTTTCTGTGGAATAATGCTGATTTTGTGATTGCAAAACTGCCTGAATTGGTAAAATCAACTTTGCCGATTTTTTCCTCGTTACCAATACATGGTGGTTTTTTGGAGTCCTGGGATCAAAATACGTTGCAATTTAGTGGCCTTATTTTCAGAATACTGCTTGGGCAAGAGGCTACTAAAAGTCAATTTCTTCAATCCATCAAGAACTTATCCGAGTTTGACCCCTCATTCACTGAAGAACTCGCATTAATTGATAGAGTTAACACATATTGTCCCGATTTTTGGGACTATCTTGTGCCGTTTACGAGCATTGGAGCAATTCCCCATTTTAATTGTCAGATGCCTGCTACAGGTCAAGATGTTGTCGCATCTTGGGGATCTGTAAAATCGGCAGTTATGACTTCTAATTTAATTAAAAAAAATGCACTTGATTTAAAAATGAACACTATCAACATTTTAGAAATAGGGGCTGGTTATGGTAACCTCTGTCAAACCATCACCAATACACTTCTCAAGAAAGAGATAAAAATAAATTATATAATTGTAGACATACCTAGTTCACTAGTGGTTAGCTGTTTTTATTTAGAATCACTGCTTCCAGATGTGAATTGTGTTTTTGTTGACTCTTCCGAGAAGTTAAAAAAACAAGCCATTGAATATAAAAACTCTAGCACTTCTTCGATCTTATTAGTTCCATCTGATAAATTCAAGTTATTAAATGATTATCCCGAGCCAATATCGCTGACAATCAACTCAGAGAGTTTCTTAGAGATGAGTCCGAAATATTTAAATGAATACTTAGATTTAATTTTTAAGACCATTCAGCCCGAATGCTTTTATTCAAGAAATCGCAGATTTAGATCTGAACGAGATGGCAGTAAACGAACAATTGATGAAATAAAAATACCAGATCAGGGTTGGGATGTGATTAAAAATGACGAAGAATGCATACTTGATCAGAGTCATGTAAGAAAGCTGGTTCAGATGGGCTCTCATTCTAGTATTGTAGAAGTATATGGATTTAAGCGATAA